A section of the Cryobacterium soli genome encodes:
- a CDS encoding SRPBCC family protein, with product MAVNYRNMQCSPESVFAVLADGWLYPGWVVGASRMRDVDATWPATGSTLHHSVGVWPALLDDTTSVLEWDPPKHALLQARGWPIGEAQVAVDVRPQGDGCRVRITEDATAGPGRFVPLFLRDAAISVRNTETLRRLAYLAEGGAGTPQ from the coding sequence GTGGCCGTGAACTACCGAAACATGCAGTGCTCCCCCGAGAGCGTCTTCGCGGTGCTCGCCGACGGCTGGCTCTACCCGGGTTGGGTGGTCGGCGCATCGCGCATGAGGGACGTCGACGCGACGTGGCCGGCCACGGGCAGCACTCTCCATCACTCTGTCGGCGTCTGGCCCGCCCTGCTCGACGACACCACGTCGGTGCTGGAGTGGGACCCGCCCAAGCACGCCCTGCTGCAGGCGCGGGGCTGGCCGATCGGCGAAGCCCAGGTGGCCGTGGATGTGCGGCCGCAGGGCGACGGATGCCGCGTGCGCATCACCGAGGACGCCACCGCCGGACCCGGCCGGTTCGTGCCGCTGTTCCTGCGCGACGCGGCCATCTCGGTGCGCAACACGGAGACGCTGCGCCGCCTCGCCTACCTCGCCGAGGGCGGCGCGGGCACCCCGCAATAA
- a CDS encoding metal-sensitive transcriptional regulator yields MSTPVATDEQRAANQKKVLNRLRRAQGQLSAVITAVEAGGSCKDVVTQLAAVSSALDRAGFTIVSSAMRDCIAEPDNAESLTVDELEKLFLALA; encoded by the coding sequence ATGAGCACCCCCGTCGCGACCGACGAACAGCGCGCCGCGAACCAGAAGAAGGTGCTCAACCGGCTGCGCCGCGCCCAGGGGCAGCTCAGCGCCGTCATCACCGCGGTCGAGGCAGGCGGCAGCTGCAAGGACGTGGTGACCCAGCTCGCCGCGGTCTCGAGCGCGCTGGACCGGGCCGGGTTCACCATCGTCTCCTCGGCCATGCGTGACTGCATCGCCGAACCCGACAACGCAGAGTCCTTGACCGTCGACGAGCTGGAGAAGCTCTTCCTGGCCCTGGCCTGA
- a CDS encoding rhodanese-like domain-containing protein, with product MTDISVTELAALADPVVVDVREPYEFDAAHAHGAQLIPLGELRERLAEVPRGAPVYVICAAGGRSAQGAAFLTQSGVDAVNVTGGMTAWQQAGLPTIRDGVSA from the coding sequence ATGACCGACATCTCGGTGACCGAACTCGCAGCACTGGCCGACCCCGTCGTGGTCGACGTGCGCGAACCATACGAATTCGACGCGGCCCACGCCCACGGTGCGCAGCTCATCCCGCTCGGCGAGCTGCGCGAGCGACTCGCCGAGGTGCCGCGTGGCGCGCCCGTCTACGTGATCTGCGCCGCCGGCGGCCGCAGCGCACAGGGCGCCGCGTTCCTCACGCAGAGTGGAGTCGACGCCGTCAACGTCACCGGCGGTATGACGGCCTGGCAGCAGGCCGGCCTGCCCACGATCCGGGACGGGGTGAGCGCATGA
- a CDS encoding O-antigen ligase family protein, translating into MPVVQSRLTVRLFATLVFFSVLAGQAWRNLLGWWGFGAIAVFILVGSVGYLLSVRREWTWRGFPKSLAAFLILATLSLAWSAYPGAGAIGVALQWATTIAGLFLALCLSWTELLRTLGVALKLILGLSVAFEFVVAVFIGHPVLPFWVEYSGKIPAAFYWSRALLLEGGPIEGIVASRNLLGFIALLSLIVFAVQLAGGTVTRWRGIFWVAVALVMLWLTRSATVSVALVAVAVALLFALWARRLPPLGRRPLYLTAAAALAAAVVGLVAFSSTLLSLLGKSEDLTGRFDIWARVIGLAGERPVFGWGWVSYWAPWVEPFNGLAVRKGVQYLQAHNAWLDVWLQLGIVGLIVFAALTLSTLWRAWFLAVDRPRLGVSDTEPFSATSLLPLLLTVALLAQSLAESRILVESGWVLLVILAVTTKRPGADAELQGVGRR; encoded by the coding sequence ATGCCCGTCGTGCAGAGCCGTCTCACCGTTCGCCTCTTCGCGACCCTGGTGTTCTTCAGTGTGCTGGCCGGCCAGGCCTGGCGCAACCTGCTCGGCTGGTGGGGATTCGGTGCTATCGCCGTGTTCATCCTCGTGGGCAGCGTCGGCTATCTCCTCTCCGTCCGCCGGGAGTGGACCTGGCGGGGTTTCCCGAAGTCCCTGGCCGCGTTCCTGATCCTGGCGACCCTGTCGCTGGCCTGGTCGGCGTATCCGGGCGCGGGTGCAATCGGGGTGGCCCTGCAGTGGGCGACGACCATCGCCGGCCTGTTCCTCGCGCTCTGCCTGAGTTGGACCGAGCTGCTGCGCACCCTCGGGGTGGCCCTCAAACTCATCCTCGGCCTGTCCGTCGCCTTCGAATTCGTCGTCGCGGTCTTCATCGGGCACCCCGTGCTGCCGTTCTGGGTCGAGTACAGCGGCAAGATCCCCGCCGCGTTCTACTGGTCGCGGGCGCTGCTGCTCGAGGGCGGCCCGATCGAGGGCATCGTGGCCAGCCGCAACCTGCTGGGCTTCATCGCCCTGTTGTCGTTGATCGTCTTCGCCGTGCAACTGGCCGGCGGCACCGTGACGCGCTGGCGTGGGATCTTCTGGGTGGCCGTGGCACTGGTGATGCTCTGGCTCACCCGGTCGGCCACCGTGTCCGTGGCCCTCGTGGCCGTGGCCGTGGCACTGCTCTTCGCCCTCTGGGCGCGCCGGCTGCCGCCGCTGGGCCGTCGCCCGCTCTACCTCACCGCAGCGGCGGCGTTGGCCGCGGCCGTGGTCGGACTCGTCGCGTTCTCGTCGACGCTGCTGTCCCTGCTCGGCAAGAGCGAGGACCTCACCGGACGATTCGACATCTGGGCCCGGGTCATCGGCCTCGCCGGCGAACGCCCCGTCTTCGGCTGGGGCTGGGTGAGCTACTGGGCGCCGTGGGTGGAGCCGTTCAACGGCCTGGCGGTGCGGAAGGGTGTGCAGTACCTGCAGGCGCACAACGCCTGGTTGGACGTGTGGCTGCAGCTGGGCATCGTGGGCCTGATCGTCTTCGCCGCGCTCACCCTGTCGACGCTGTGGCGCGCCTGGTTCCTCGCCGTCGACCGGCCGCGCCTCGGCGTCTCCGACACCGAACCGTTCTCCGCGACCTCGCTCCTGCCACTGCTGCTCACGGTCGCCCTCCTCGCCCAGAGCCTCGCGGAGAGCCGCATCCTGGTCGAGTCCGGCTGGGTCCTGCTCGTGATCCTCGCGGTGACCACCAAACGCCCCGGTGCGGACGCCGAGCTTCAGGGCGTGGGGCGCCGATGA
- a CDS encoding O-antigen ligase family protein → MTDPSRPRYIPTAVSAAFSSPRFSATLTHLILGLAFATHLVRSLMGWPGLLGALVCLVLLAAASMVARRHSIEWHGLLPVSILVFLVWCSLSVLWSEYPLRTLSGVGYQLAFAFLAIYVALVRDTIQIVRATGDVLRVLLGLSIALEVLSGLLLDLPITFLGVQGNIALLGPIQGIFGSRNVLGLVSLIAAISFIIELRSRSVRPGRAGWSIALAVLGLILTHSPVFVVVASAVGIAALALYWLRRTPAEHRWLLQLSLLGAAVLTALVVFVARAGIINQLNAGSEFETRSSLWREMWRLVDLHPLEGWGWTGIWPEKISPYGWLDFVTKSEHTSALNAFLDVYFQVGLVGFLAFVTLVILAFVRSWLLASNKRPVVYVWSPLVLVVLLVTSAAESTVLVEYGWVLLLICSVKAAQGQSWRRLLGPSLRNSDNS, encoded by the coding sequence ATGACGGACCCGTCCCGCCCCCGCTACATCCCCACCGCCGTCTCCGCGGCGTTCTCGTCGCCGCGGTTCAGCGCGACACTCACCCACCTCATCCTGGGGTTGGCCTTCGCCACCCATCTGGTGCGCAGCCTGATGGGCTGGCCCGGGCTCCTGGGCGCGCTGGTCTGCCTCGTGCTCCTGGCCGCGGCATCCATGGTCGCCCGGCGGCACAGCATCGAGTGGCACGGCCTGCTGCCGGTTTCGATCCTGGTCTTCCTGGTCTGGTGCTCCCTGTCGGTGCTCTGGAGCGAGTATCCGCTGCGCACCCTCAGTGGCGTCGGCTACCAGCTGGCCTTCGCCTTCCTGGCCATCTACGTGGCCCTGGTGCGCGACACCATCCAGATCGTCCGCGCCACGGGAGACGTGCTCCGGGTGCTGCTGGGCCTGTCGATCGCCCTCGAGGTGCTCTCCGGGCTCCTGCTGGACCTGCCGATCACCTTCCTCGGCGTGCAGGGCAACATCGCCCTGCTCGGCCCGATCCAGGGCATCTTCGGCTCCCGCAACGTTCTCGGCCTGGTCTCCCTGATCGCCGCGATCAGTTTCATCATCGAGCTGCGCTCCCGCTCGGTGCGTCCGGGGCGGGCCGGCTGGTCGATAGCCCTTGCCGTGCTCGGCCTGATCCTCACCCACTCCCCCGTCTTCGTGGTCGTCGCCAGCGCCGTGGGCATCGCCGCCCTGGCGCTGTACTGGCTGCGCCGCACGCCGGCCGAGCACCGCTGGCTCCTGCAGCTGAGCCTGCTCGGGGCCGCCGTGCTCACGGCCCTGGTCGTCTTCGTCGCCCGGGCCGGCATCATCAACCAGTTGAACGCCGGCAGCGAGTTCGAGACGCGCTCGTCGCTCTGGCGCGAGATGTGGCGCCTGGTGGACCTGCATCCGCTCGAGGGCTGGGGCTGGACGGGCATCTGGCCGGAGAAGATCAGCCCATACGGCTGGTTGGACTTCGTCACGAAGAGCGAACACACGTCAGCCCTCAACGCCTTCCTCGACGTCTACTTCCAGGTCGGGCTCGTGGGCTTCCTGGCCTTCGTGACCCTCGTGATCCTGGCCTTCGTGCGGTCCTGGCTGCTCGCCTCGAACAAGCGGCCTGTCGTGTACGTGTGGTCGCCGCTCGTGCTGGTGGTGCTGCTCGTCACCTCGGCGGCCGAAAGCACGGTCCTGGTGGAGTACGGCTGGGTGCTCCTGCTGATCTGTTCGGTCAAGGCCGCGCAGGGGCAGAGCTGGCGCAGGCTGCTCGGCCCGAGCCTGCGCAACAGCGACAACTCCTGA
- a CDS encoding GDP-mannose 4,6-dehydratase produces the protein MNDTSQKQRVLITGANGQDGGYLVRRLVSEGHEVHGMCHSTNGADILSADVPEATAHVCDLGDAEGIERLVNTVEPTHIFNLAGNTSVARSWDYPAETADVLGAGPIRLLQAAWTFGERSSRPVRFVQASSAEIFGDATEVPQSETTLREPVTPYGAAKSFAHDMVGVYRHRGMFASSAILYNHESPRRPETFVARKISQEVARISLGLSDRLVLGNIDVHRDWGYAPDYVDAMIRISRAETANDFIVATGVSHSVRDFVDRAFAYIGIEDWSRYVVIDPAFYRPADPKELVGDPTRLKALGWEPSVDFEALVTLMVRADLEALQA, from the coding sequence TTGAACGACACATCCCAGAAGCAGCGCGTGCTCATCACGGGCGCGAACGGCCAGGACGGCGGCTACCTCGTTCGGCGGCTCGTCAGCGAGGGCCACGAGGTGCACGGTATGTGCCACTCCACCAACGGCGCCGACATCCTCTCCGCTGATGTGCCGGAGGCCACCGCCCACGTTTGCGACCTCGGCGACGCCGAGGGTATCGAGCGCCTGGTCAACACGGTCGAGCCGACCCATATCTTCAATCTGGCCGGCAACACGTCGGTGGCCCGGTCGTGGGATTACCCGGCCGAGACGGCCGACGTGCTCGGTGCGGGCCCGATCCGGTTGCTCCAGGCCGCGTGGACGTTCGGTGAGCGCTCGTCCCGTCCGGTGCGATTCGTGCAGGCGTCCAGCGCCGAGATCTTCGGCGATGCGACCGAGGTGCCACAGTCAGAGACGACACTTCGGGAACCGGTGACCCCGTACGGCGCCGCCAAGTCCTTCGCCCACGACATGGTCGGCGTCTACCGGCACCGGGGCATGTTCGCGAGTTCCGCGATCCTCTACAACCACGAGTCGCCGCGTCGCCCCGAAACCTTCGTGGCTCGAAAGATCTCCCAGGAGGTCGCGCGCATCTCTCTCGGTCTCTCGGACCGCCTGGTGCTGGGAAACATCGATGTGCACCGCGACTGGGGATACGCCCCGGACTACGTCGACGCCATGATCCGGATCTCGCGCGCAGAGACCGCCAACGACTTCATCGTGGCGACCGGTGTCTCCCACAGCGTCCGGGATTTTGTGGACCGGGCGTTCGCGTACATCGGCATCGAGGACTGGAGCCGGTACGTCGTCATCGACCCGGCGTTCTACCGCCCTGCCGATCCCAAGGAACTCGTCGGCGACCCGACCCGCCTGAAGGCATTGGGCTGGGAACCGAGCGTTGACTTCGAGGCCCTCGTCACCCTCATGGTGCGGGCCGACCTGGAGGCGCTGCAGGCCTAG
- a CDS encoding glycosyltransferase family 4 protein: MTGTSGSAPLRVALSMLTLVRGGMGGSETYARALTEQLATSDEIAAEAFVPESAAGFTAGIPERTIRNLRVGPSTRERLASMAVIAARASSIRREMASNDVVHYPFTVPAPRPNRAQASVQSLLDVQHVDLPQLFSRAELAYRSRFYEGFARRADAVITISHFAKARMVESLGLDPARIHVAHLGVDTEKYTPNFGPRENFVLYPARGWPHKNHARLIDAVGVARKSIPDLKLVLTGGGLDDLGSLPDWVDRRGLVEQEELYRLYRTASALVFPSLYEGFGLPPLEAMASGCPVAASNAGSIPEIVGDAAVQFDPKDADDIAAGIVEAIARGAELTQAGLGQVQKFTWRGCRDVHVQAYRAAVKEKQS, encoded by the coding sequence GTGACCGGCACCTCCGGCTCAGCGCCGCTGCGGGTCGCGCTGTCCATGCTCACCCTGGTGCGCGGCGGAATGGGCGGCAGCGAGACCTACGCTCGTGCGCTCACCGAGCAGCTGGCGACTTCCGATGAGATCGCGGCAGAGGCATTCGTGCCGGAGTCGGCCGCCGGTTTTACCGCCGGGATCCCGGAGCGCACGATCAGGAACCTCCGGGTCGGCCCGTCAACGCGCGAACGGCTCGCCTCCATGGCCGTCATCGCTGCCCGGGCATCCTCGATCCGTCGGGAGATGGCGTCCAACGATGTCGTCCACTACCCGTTCACGGTTCCGGCTCCGCGACCGAACCGGGCTCAGGCCTCCGTTCAGTCGCTGCTCGATGTGCAACACGTCGATCTTCCGCAGCTCTTCAGCCGCGCCGAATTGGCGTACCGGAGTCGTTTCTACGAGGGCTTCGCCCGACGCGCCGATGCCGTCATCACCATCAGCCACTTCGCGAAGGCGCGAATGGTCGAGAGTCTGGGGCTGGACCCGGCACGCATTCACGTGGCGCACCTGGGTGTCGACACCGAGAAGTACACCCCGAACTTCGGTCCGCGCGAGAACTTCGTGCTGTACCCGGCGCGCGGGTGGCCGCACAAGAACCATGCACGGTTGATCGACGCGGTGGGAGTCGCGCGGAAGTCCATCCCCGACTTGAAGCTGGTTCTCACCGGCGGGGGTCTCGACGACCTCGGTTCGCTCCCTGACTGGGTCGACCGGCGCGGACTGGTCGAGCAGGAGGAGCTGTATCGCCTGTATCGGACGGCGAGCGCCCTGGTCTTCCCGAGCCTCTACGAGGGTTTCGGGTTGCCGCCCCTGGAGGCGATGGCCTCCGGCTGCCCGGTTGCCGCCTCCAACGCCGGCTCCATCCCCGAGATCGTCGGCGACGCCGCCGTGCAGTTCGACCCGAAGGATGCCGACGACATCGCGGCCGGCATCGTCGAGGCGATCGCTCGCGGTGCCGAGCTGACCCAGGCCGGACTCGGCCAGGTTCAGAAGTTCACCTGGCGCGGGTGCCGGGACGTTCATGTGCAGGCCTACCGTGCGGCTGTGAAGGAGAAACAAAGTTGA
- a CDS encoding glycosyltransferase, with protein sequence MLKQTLETVVEQRKTTGLTLVCVMPAGAHAARAIALEYDAIVVDDPKTGISDAINSGLAQRSGESYYAWIGDDDMFRPGGLALLKAMLDTNRSAVLAYGGCEYIDPDGRVLATSRAGKLAEFLLPWGPDLIPHPGTMIRLDDLEKIGGFDGKLKYAMDLDAFLKLRAYGSFLSTKTSVSAFRWHPDSLTVAGRLNSSREAEFVKRRQLPAALKPLSPVWHLPVRWASSVAARRLTTRARALARAGSAA encoded by the coding sequence ATGCTGAAGCAGACACTGGAAACAGTGGTGGAACAGCGAAAGACCACCGGACTCACCTTGGTCTGTGTGATGCCGGCCGGTGCGCACGCCGCACGGGCCATCGCCCTGGAATACGACGCGATCGTGGTGGACGACCCCAAGACGGGCATCTCCGACGCGATCAACAGCGGCTTGGCGCAGCGCTCCGGCGAGAGCTACTACGCCTGGATCGGCGACGACGACATGTTCCGGCCGGGCGGACTCGCCCTGCTCAAGGCCATGCTGGACACGAACCGGTCCGCCGTACTCGCGTACGGCGGTTGCGAGTACATCGACCCCGACGGCCGGGTCCTGGCGACGAGCCGTGCGGGCAAGCTCGCCGAGTTCCTGCTGCCATGGGGACCGGACCTGATTCCGCACCCCGGCACCATGATCCGCCTCGACGACCTCGAGAAGATCGGCGGGTTCGACGGCAAGCTCAAGTACGCGATGGACCTGGACGCGTTCCTCAAATTGCGCGCGTACGGTTCGTTCCTGAGCACCAAGACGTCGGTCTCGGCCTTTCGCTGGCACCCGGATTCGCTGACCGTTGCCGGTCGGCTCAACTCGAGCAGGGAGGCGGAGTTCGTCAAACGACGCCAGCTGCCCGCCGCCCTCAAGCCCCTCAGCCCGGTGTGGCACTTGCCGGTGCGGTGGGCATCGTCCGTCGCGGCGCGACGACTGACCACGCGGGCGCGGGCGCTGGCCCGGGCCGGCTCTGCCGCGTGA
- a CDS encoding DUF2304 domain-containing protein, translating into MNISSYVLGILAALLILAVVIEMLRRHRLRERHATWWLFAGVLALVAGIFPASLVGAAKLLGVELPVNLVFFVALIILFLVCLQQSSELTSLEAKTRTLVEQSALQDLRIRALEDASSNHTLPPVDPDDSAR; encoded by the coding sequence ATGAACATCTCGTCCTATGTCCTGGGCATCCTGGCCGCACTCCTGATCCTGGCAGTCGTGATCGAGATGCTGCGCAGGCACCGGTTGCGTGAGCGTCACGCCACCTGGTGGCTGTTCGCCGGAGTGCTGGCCCTGGTCGCCGGTATCTTCCCGGCATCGCTGGTCGGTGCGGCCAAACTGCTCGGCGTCGAACTCCCCGTCAACCTCGTCTTCTTCGTCGCGCTGATCATTCTGTTCCTGGTGTGCCTGCAGCAAAGCTCGGAGCTCACCAGCCTCGAAGCCAAGACCCGCACCCTCGTCGAGCAGTCGGCCCTGCAGGATCTGCGGATTCGCGCGCTCGAAGACGCCTCGTCGAACCACACGCTGCCTCCCGTCGACCCCGATGACTCGGCCCGGTAA
- a CDS encoding glycosyltransferase family 2 protein has translation MHPRIERTLIVMPALNEEESVAAVVAEVFAHLPGVHCLVVDDGSTDRTAEEARAAGATVAQLAVNLGVGGAMRVGFRYALDHGFDYVVQVDSDGQHDPRSVIDLLNELDHADIALGARFAGEGDYVVKGPRRWAMVVLARSISYLAKSTLTDTTSGFRASGPRAVRLFAAHYPAEYLGDTIESLVIAARAGCVIRQVPVSMRARAGGVPSHNPLKAATYLGRAGMALLLALLRPRVVLSYNEATS, from the coding sequence ATGCATCCTCGTATTGAGCGCACCTTGATCGTGATGCCGGCGTTGAATGAGGAAGAATCCGTCGCCGCCGTCGTCGCCGAGGTCTTCGCCCATCTCCCCGGCGTCCACTGCCTCGTGGTTGACGACGGTTCGACCGACCGCACCGCAGAGGAGGCCAGGGCCGCAGGGGCCACCGTCGCCCAGCTGGCCGTCAACCTGGGCGTGGGCGGAGCCATGCGAGTGGGCTTCCGCTACGCACTCGACCACGGCTTCGACTACGTCGTTCAGGTGGACTCGGATGGCCAGCACGATCCACGGTCCGTCATCGACCTGCTCAATGAACTCGACCACGCCGACATCGCGTTGGGCGCACGCTTCGCCGGCGAAGGCGACTACGTCGTCAAGGGGCCGCGCCGTTGGGCGATGGTTGTCCTGGCCCGGAGCATCAGCTACCTGGCGAAATCCACCCTCACCGACACCACCTCGGGTTTTCGCGCGAGCGGGCCGCGAGCCGTTCGGCTGTTCGCGGCGCACTACCCGGCCGAGTACCTGGGTGACACCATCGAGTCCCTCGTCATCGCCGCTCGCGCCGGGTGCGTCATCCGGCAGGTGCCCGTGTCGATGCGCGCGCGCGCCGGCGGAGTTCCCTCCCACAACCCACTGAAGGCGGCCACCTACCTCGGCCGGGCCGGCATGGCGCTGTTGCTCGCGCTCCTCCGTCCACGCGTCGTCCTGAGCTACAACGAGGCCACATCATGA
- a CDS encoding DUF6541 family protein: MTWLETAPLFLAAVAILFIPGLLIGVALGARRLTLLALAPLFTVTTVAVAATGGQFIGVRWGVLPVLVVALLLSAVLVAARVLWRKRWTSLPVREGRAGLIAAGGGLLFGLVAIGTRFTTIFGAPNHISQTFDNVFHLNAVRYILDTGSASPLTTGSLTYEFDGRTSFYPDMWHALVALLVDVTGASIPVAVNVMNIAIAGLVWPLACILLVRVVLGARPVALLAAGVLSAGFAAFPALMVDFGVLYPNLLAISMLPAALAMVALVAGFGVEPDLPVPARWLALAGLLPGLALAHPSTLMALIAFSVPIAVFGLIRHLRALRTRHAGFWPYARVTVVAGLSFGIAAAVLLVGRPTVAAAFWGPRESFKSAVVATLTNSVVGRPADYLIAALMLLGIVALIVTRRQPWLIGSFIVAAGLYIVCASFPIGFFRYGLTGIWYNDSYRLAALMPVVVLPLAATGVVWLADLIQAGVARMRQRRVNTDPAAVTGTRRTEPVGAVVAGVAIIAILAVGTQTGQALDAATTSGQKSYKFTASSPLLSPDELTLLDRLDDEVPSDATVVGSPWTGSSLVYAISDRRALLPAIFGERDSDTLLLMAALRDATTDSEVCAAVNELDVDYALDFGPREVHGGVNQIAGLSELADSPGLELVDREGDASLYRITACD, from the coding sequence GTGACCTGGCTCGAGACCGCTCCCCTTTTCCTGGCCGCGGTAGCCATCCTCTTCATACCCGGACTCCTCATCGGAGTCGCCTTGGGCGCGCGTCGGTTGACGCTGCTGGCCCTGGCCCCGTTGTTCACCGTGACGACCGTGGCCGTCGCGGCAACCGGCGGTCAATTCATCGGGGTGCGCTGGGGAGTGCTCCCCGTCCTCGTCGTGGCGCTGCTGCTCTCGGCCGTACTTGTGGCCGCACGCGTCCTGTGGCGAAAGCGCTGGACGAGTCTTCCCGTTCGGGAGGGCCGCGCCGGCCTCATAGCCGCCGGCGGTGGCCTGTTGTTCGGTCTGGTCGCGATCGGCACCCGGTTCACGACGATCTTCGGCGCGCCGAACCACATCTCGCAGACCTTCGACAACGTCTTCCACCTGAACGCCGTGCGGTACATCCTGGACACGGGCAGCGCCTCCCCGCTGACAACGGGCAGTCTTACGTACGAATTCGACGGGCGCACCAGCTTCTACCCGGACATGTGGCATGCCCTGGTCGCGCTGCTCGTCGACGTCACCGGCGCCTCCATCCCGGTGGCAGTGAATGTCATGAACATCGCGATCGCCGGACTCGTATGGCCGCTGGCCTGCATCCTGCTGGTGCGCGTCGTCCTCGGGGCCCGGCCGGTCGCGCTTCTGGCCGCCGGCGTGCTCTCTGCGGGCTTCGCGGCCTTCCCGGCGCTCATGGTCGACTTCGGCGTGCTCTACCCCAACCTGTTGGCCATCAGCATGCTTCCGGCAGCCCTCGCGATGGTGGCCCTGGTCGCGGGGTTCGGCGTCGAGCCGGATCTTCCGGTGCCCGCTCGCTGGCTGGCTTTGGCCGGGCTCCTGCCGGGGCTCGCACTGGCGCATCCCAGTACCCTGATGGCCCTGATCGCGTTCAGTGTGCCGATCGCCGTGTTCGGCCTCATCCGGCACCTGCGTGCCCTGCGTACCCGACACGCCGGATTCTGGCCGTATGCGCGCGTGACGGTCGTCGCCGGCCTGTCGTTCGGGATCGCCGCCGCCGTGCTGCTGGTGGGCCGGCCCACCGTCGCGGCCGCGTTCTGGGGACCGCGAGAGTCCTTCAAATCGGCCGTCGTGGCGACACTGACCAACTCCGTGGTCGGGCGGCCCGCCGACTACCTGATCGCGGCCCTGATGCTGCTGGGCATCGTCGCGCTCATCGTCACGCGCCGCCAGCCCTGGCTGATCGGCAGTTTCATCGTCGCGGCCGGCCTCTACATAGTGTGCGCGAGCTTCCCGATCGGTTTCTTCCGGTATGGCCTGACGGGCATCTGGTACAACGACAGCTACCGGCTCGCGGCCCTGATGCCCGTCGTCGTACTGCCGCTCGCGGCGACCGGCGTCGTGTGGCTCGCGGACCTGATCCAGGCCGGCGTGGCCCGGATGCGCCAGCGCCGGGTGAACACCGATCCCGCGGCGGTGACCGGCACGCGCCGCACCGAACCCGTGGGGGCCGTTGTGGCGGGTGTGGCGATCATCGCGATCCTGGCCGTCGGCACGCAGACCGGTCAGGCGCTGGACGCCGCGACGACGTCCGGGCAGAAATCGTACAAGTTCACCGCGAGTTCCCCGCTGCTCTCGCCCGACGAGCTCACCCTGCTCGACCGGCTGGATGACGAGGTCCCCAGTGACGCCACCGTGGTGGGAAGCCCGTGGACCGGGTCGTCGCTGGTGTACGCCATCTCGGACCGCCGCGCGTTGTTGCCGGCCATCTTCGGGGAGCGGGATTCGGATACGCTGCTCTTGATGGCGGCCCTGCGGGACGCCACCACCGATTCTGAGGTTTGTGCCGCTGTCAATGAGCTCGACGTGGACTACGCGCTGGATTTCGGTCCTCGTGAGGTGCACGGCGGGGTGAACCAGATCGCCGGCCTGTCCGAACTCGCCGACTCCCCGGGTCTGGAACTCGTCGACCGTGAAGGTGATGCGAGCCTGTATCGAATCACGGCGTGCGACTAG
- a CDS encoding glycosyltransferase, which yields MRIAAVIVAYNRRDLLVEALAALAAQTRALDSIVVVDNASTDGSAEAAAAASPSADIVRLDRNTGGAGGFAVGIERAITAHDADLVWIMDDDTIPTPTALAELLDVRHRHPGTPLVMASRVLWTDGSDHPMNTPRRKPFLGRSERLAAENVGAVAVRSASFVSTLVDSAAISRSGLPIAEYFIWNDDFEFTARLLRSGIGVYCPASIVIHKTKALASTDVDPGGRFYYEVRNKVWLFRRSRALAPWELPIYVGASLVRWTRTLLNSQDRPTLLRGLRQGLRDGFLSSPRSNAAFLSGLEPAASDIARFDGAGGPASR from the coding sequence TTGCGGATCGCAGCAGTAATCGTCGCCTACAACCGTCGCGACCTTCTCGTAGAAGCCCTGGCCGCCCTCGCCGCCCAGACCCGCGCGCTGGACTCGATAGTCGTCGTCGACAACGCGTCCACCGACGGATCCGCCGAAGCGGCCGCGGCCGCCTCGCCGAGCGCTGACATTGTGCGACTGGACCGGAACACCGGCGGCGCCGGTGGGTTCGCGGTTGGCATCGAACGCGCCATCACCGCGCATGATGCCGACCTGGTGTGGATCATGGACGACGACACCATCCCGACTCCGACCGCACTGGCCGAACTCCTCGATGTACGTCACCGTCACCCGGGCACTCCCCTGGTCATGGCTTCCCGGGTGCTGTGGACCGACGGCTCTGACCACCCGATGAACACTCCGCGTCGGAAACCGTTCCTTGGCCGTTCGGAACGCCTGGCCGCGGAAAACGTCGGGGCCGTGGCCGTGCGTTCAGCATCCTTCGTCTCGACTCTTGTCGACTCGGCAGCGATCTCCCGCAGTGGCTTGCCGATCGCCGAGTACTTCATCTGGAACGACGACTTCGAATTCACCGCCCGTCTGTTGCGCTCGGGGATCGGCGTGTACTGCCCCGCGAGCATCGTCATCCACAAGACCAAGGCGCTCGCGAGCACGGATGTCGACCCGGGCGGTCGGTTCTACTACGAAGTCCGCAACAAGGTGTGGTTGTTTCGCCGCTCACGCGCGCTCGCGCCGTGGGAGCTTCCGATCTATGTGGGCGCATCCCTGGTGCGGTGGACCCGAACACTCCTGAATTCGCAGGACCGGCCCACTCTCCTGCGCGGACTGCGTCAGGGGCTTCGCGACGGATTCCTCAGCTCCCCCCGGTCCAACGCGGCGTTCCTGAGCGGCCTCGAGCCTGCCGCAAGCGACATCGCGCGATTCGATGGAGCCGGCGGTCCGGCCTCCCGATGA